One Corynebacterium uterequi DNA segment encodes these proteins:
- a CDS encoding F0F1 ATP synthase subunit gamma, with protein MATLRETRDRIRSVNSTKKITKAQELIATSRITKAQQRVEAASPYAHELTDVVARVAGATSLDHPMLQERKNAKVAAILVVTSDRGMCGGYNHNVLKAAAELEEMLKDKGLEVVRFVTGKKGVSYYKFRDIEVAGSWTGFSENPEWDITHDPRNHLIRGFMAGSAGKAKWRPGLDAPEGEPVPGFDQVHVVYTEFESMLTQTPRVQQLLPVQAVYEDQEYSVESVTQSGGDINPDLAFEPDAETLMKALMPNYVSRVVYSMFLDAAASESAARRTAMKSATDNATELVNDLTRVANQARQAQITQEITEIIGGAGALSDSGERD; from the coding sequence ATGGCTACACTTCGCGAAACTCGCGACCGTATTCGGTCCGTTAACTCGACGAAGAAGATCACCAAGGCGCAGGAACTCATTGCGACGTCGCGCATTACCAAGGCGCAACAGCGCGTGGAAGCCGCCTCGCCCTATGCTCATGAGCTGACGGACGTCGTCGCGCGCGTGGCTGGTGCCACCTCGCTCGATCACCCCATGCTCCAAGAGCGCAAGAATGCCAAGGTTGCGGCCATCCTCGTGGTGACCTCCGACCGGGGCATGTGCGGTGGCTACAACCACAACGTGCTCAAGGCCGCCGCCGAGCTGGAGGAAATGCTCAAGGACAAAGGCCTTGAGGTGGTGCGTTTCGTCACCGGCAAGAAGGGCGTTTCCTACTACAAGTTCCGTGACATCGAGGTTGCGGGCTCGTGGACGGGTTTCTCCGAAAACCCCGAGTGGGACATCACCCATGACCCCCGTAACCACCTCATTCGTGGCTTTATGGCCGGCAGTGCGGGCAAGGCCAAGTGGCGCCCGGGGCTCGACGCCCCGGAGGGCGAACCGGTGCCCGGTTTCGATCAGGTTCACGTGGTTTACACCGAGTTCGAGTCGATGCTGACTCAGACTCCCCGGGTCCAGCAATTGCTGCCGGTGCAGGCGGTCTACGAGGACCAGGAGTACAGCGTCGAGTCGGTCACCCAGTCGGGTGGCGACATCAACCCGGATCTGGCTTTCGAACCCGACGCGGAGACCCTGATGAAGGCGCTCATGCCTAACTACGTGTCACGCGTCGTGTATTCGATGTTCCTGGACGCCGCAGCGAGCGAATCGGCCGCCCGTCGTACCGCTATGAAGAGCGCGACCGACAACGCCACGGAACTGGTCAACGACCTCACCCGAGTCGCCAACCAGGCCCGGCAGGCCCAGATCACTCAGGAAATCACAGAGATCATCGGTGGCGCTGGCGCGCTGTCCGATAGCGGAGAAAGAGACTAA
- a CDS encoding thiamine-binding protein, translated as MIVAFSVAPTVTESPTAEMADAVARAVKIVRESGLPNETTAMFTTLEGEWDEVFDVIKRATAAVEAVSPRVSLVVKADIRPGRTDMLHQKVRSLEEALQELG; from the coding sequence ATGATTGTTGCATTCTCCGTGGCCCCCACCGTGACTGAATCCCCGACCGCCGAGATGGCCGACGCGGTCGCCCGGGCCGTGAAGATCGTTCGGGAATCGGGCTTGCCGAACGAGACGACGGCCATGTTCACCACCCTGGAGGGGGAGTGGGACGAGGTTTTTGATGTGATTAAGCGGGCCACCGCTGCCGTGGAGGCGGTGAGCCCGCGGGTGTCGCTCGTCGTCAAGGCGGACATTCGCCCCGGCCGGACCGACATGTTGCACCAGAAGGTGCGTTCCCTGGAGGAAGCCCTCCAGGAGCTGGGCTAG
- a CDS encoding LIM domain-containing protein — protein MGRKNRRQRPELRQLPADGSSFYGTQRDGDLLYRHMGSARAVKYYVCPGCNQNIPPGIAHIVAWEDGRADFRRHWHRACFERRR, from the coding sequence ATGGGACGGAAAAACCGGCGACAGCGCCCCGAGCTACGCCAGCTCCCGGCCGACGGTTCCTCCTTCTACGGCACCCAGCGTGACGGGGACCTGCTGTACCGCCACATGGGATCAGCCCGGGCGGTGAAGTACTACGTCTGCCCGGGGTGCAACCAGAATATCCCACCGGGCATCGCTCACATCGTGGCATGGGAGGACGGCAGAGCCGACTTCCGACGGCATTGGCACCGCGCCTGCTTCGAGCGGAGACGCTAG
- the nucS gene encoding endonuclease NucS, whose translation MRLVIARCSVDYVGRLQAHLPLAKRLILVKADGSVSIHADDRAYKPLNWMTPPCTLTEQPITDLDGEDTGESLWIVENPKGEQLRITLSEVEVDTSVELGVDPGLVKDGVEAHLQELLAEHITTLGSGYTLVRREFPTAIGPVDILARDAAGRAVAVEVKRRGGIDGVEQLTRYLELLNRDDLLKPVVGVFAAQEIKPQARTLAEDRGIRCITLDYDDLRGIESAELRLF comes from the coding sequence ATGCGTCTTGTCATTGCTCGTTGTAGCGTCGATTATGTGGGCCGGCTTCAGGCACACCTCCCGCTGGCCAAGCGCCTCATTCTGGTCAAGGCCGACGGTTCGGTGTCCATTCACGCCGACGACCGCGCCTACAAGCCACTGAACTGGATGACGCCGCCGTGCACCCTGACGGAACAACCCATCACGGACCTCGACGGGGAGGATACCGGCGAGTCCTTGTGGATCGTGGAGAACCCGAAGGGCGAGCAGCTGCGCATTACTCTCAGCGAGGTTGAGGTGGATACCTCCGTGGAGCTGGGTGTCGATCCGGGGTTGGTCAAGGACGGCGTCGAAGCCCACTTGCAGGAGTTGCTGGCCGAGCACATCACGACGCTGGGCTCCGGCTACACCCTGGTGCGGAGGGAATTCCCGACGGCTATTGGGCCAGTCGATATCCTGGCCCGCGACGCCGCCGGCCGTGCCGTCGCCGTGGAGGTGAAGCGACGCGGCGGTATCGACGGGGTCGAGCAGCTCACCCGCTATCTTGAGCTGCTCAATCGCGATGACCTCCTCAAGCCGGTAGTAGGAGTTTTCGCGGCGCAGGAGATTAAACCGCAGGCGAGGACGCTGGCGGAGGACCGGGGAATCAGGTGCATCACCCTGGACTACGACGATTTGCGCGGCATCGAGTCCGCCGAGCTGCGGCTCTTCTAG
- a CDS encoding DUF2550 family protein, with translation MRFAIVLVVGLVLVAVALAAWRFLIVRSQGTGGLFRTSSTGVWGTWHYALLRYSGDELLIYRLTSLLPAADIVLHRTFLSIKSHRRPQSGELDVIDPDTVLITIEHGQRQYEFALEHHAAKAIIAWVESAPSERQERRDHRALLMKARRQRGR, from the coding sequence GTGAGATTCGCTATCGTGCTCGTCGTAGGTCTCGTGCTGGTTGCGGTTGCTCTCGCCGCGTGGCGCTTCCTCATCGTCCGCTCGCAGGGGACCGGCGGCTTGTTTCGCACCTCCTCCACTGGGGTCTGGGGAACCTGGCACTACGCCCTGCTGCGCTACAGCGGGGACGAGCTCCTCATCTACCGGCTCACCTCGCTGCTGCCGGCGGCCGATATTGTCCTGCACCGCACGTTCCTATCCATCAAGAGCCACCGGCGCCCCCAGTCCGGCGAGTTGGATGTCATTGACCCTGACACCGTCTTGATCACCATCGAGCATGGTCAACGCCAGTACGAATTCGCGCTCGAGCATCACGCCGCCAAGGCGATCATCGCCTGGGTGGAATCCGCGCCCTCGGAGCGCCAGGAGCGACGAGACCATCGAGCCCTCCTCATGAAGGCCAGGCGTCAGCGCGGGCGTTAG
- a CDS encoding F0F1 ATP synthase subunit epsilon, with protein sequence MSSITTQLVAVDRTLWSGEAKLVTAQTTEGEIGVLPGHQPLLGQLVDNGIVTITPDDGSEKLVAAVQSGFLSVSTDKITVLAERAEWASEINESEAQEKLSSSDPKEKARAEAALKALRRDRAS encoded by the coding sequence ATGTCTAGCATCACCACGCAGCTGGTCGCAGTGGACCGTACGCTGTGGTCTGGTGAAGCCAAGCTGGTCACCGCCCAGACCACTGAGGGCGAGATCGGTGTCCTGCCCGGCCACCAGCCGCTGCTCGGCCAGTTGGTCGACAACGGCATCGTGACCATCACTCCCGACGACGGCAGCGAGAAGCTCGTCGCCGCCGTGCAGAGTGGCTTCCTGTCCGTGTCCACGGACAAGATCACAGTCCTTGCCGAGCGGGCCGAATGGGCTTCGGAGATCAATGAGTCCGAAGCGCAGGAGAAGCTGTCTAGCTCGGATCCGAAGGAGAAGGCACGGGCGGAGGCGGCGCTCAAGGCGCTTCGCCGCGATCGTGCTTCCTAG
- a CDS encoding metallophosphoesterase family protein translates to MTTFSRRNLLAGTVGLAAAAPLAANANAPIDPSASASAAPSLRFGDDGTFRIIQFNDTQDDHLTDQRTIEFQRKVLDEQKPDFVVINGDVISSGPTNNTEVYQAINNVVLPMEERGIPWAITFGNHDEDSTEDAGTGVYEPQMVEFVRQYKHNLNPAATDTYGDSDGLLLVNGTAGTPKFAVWLFDSGRYAPENPGGQEIKDMMGYDWLRPQQIDWYRTLSEQTEQTYGTKVPGLMFFHIPTYEHHHMWFGQQFSSEGTGPDERFGVIGVKNEDCYTGLINSGIYSAVRERGDVLGIYCGHDHINSYMGNYFGVELGYCPGTGFGPYGLRDGTWDMHTLRGARIFNLDEKTERVYTDTSVVFAKDMGLDMNPIKQPLKAPLPFPDYVQPVN, encoded by the coding sequence GTGACCACCTTCTCCCGCCGCAATCTTCTTGCCGGGACCGTCGGCCTCGCCGCCGCCGCTCCCCTGGCAGCCAACGCAAACGCCCCCATTGACCCCTCCGCTTCTGCTTCCGCCGCCCCGAGCCTTCGCTTCGGCGACGACGGAACCTTCCGGATTATCCAGTTCAACGACACGCAGGACGATCACCTGACCGACCAACGCACTATCGAATTCCAGCGCAAGGTACTCGACGAGCAGAAGCCGGATTTCGTCGTCATCAACGGTGACGTCATCTCCTCCGGGCCGACGAACAATACCGAGGTCTACCAGGCCATTAACAACGTCGTGCTGCCCATGGAGGAGCGCGGAATCCCCTGGGCCATCACCTTCGGCAACCACGACGAAGACTCCACCGAGGACGCCGGCACGGGCGTGTACGAGCCGCAGATGGTGGAGTTCGTCCGCCAGTACAAGCACAACCTCAACCCGGCCGCCACCGACACCTATGGTGACTCCGATGGCCTGCTCCTCGTCAACGGCACCGCCGGTACCCCGAAGTTCGCCGTGTGGCTCTTCGACTCCGGCCGTTATGCTCCCGAGAATCCCGGCGGGCAGGAAATCAAGGACATGATGGGTTACGACTGGCTGCGCCCGCAGCAGATCGACTGGTACCGCACCCTCTCCGAGCAGACAGAGCAAACCTACGGCACCAAGGTTCCGGGCCTCATGTTCTTCCACATCCCGACCTATGAGCACCACCACATGTGGTTCGGGCAGCAGTTCTCCTCCGAGGGAACCGGCCCCGACGAGCGCTTCGGGGTCATCGGCGTCAAGAATGAGGACTGCTACACCGGCCTTATCAACTCCGGGATCTACTCCGCTGTCCGTGAGCGCGGCGACGTCCTCGGCATCTACTGCGGCCACGACCACATCAACTCGTACATGGGCAACTACTTCGGCGTTGAGCTCGGCTACTGCCCCGGCACCGGCTTCGGCCCCTACGGACTGCGCGATGGCACCTGGGACATGCACACGCTGCGCGGGGCCCGGATTTTCAACCTCGACGAAAAGACCGAGCGCGTCTACACGGACACCTCGGTCGTCTTCGCCAAGGACATGGGCCTGGACATGAACCCGATCAAGCAGCCACTCAAGGCGCCGCTGCCCTTCCCGGATTACGTGCAGCCAGTGAACTAG
- the atpA gene encoding F0F1 ATP synthase subunit alpha, whose product MLENTTESRKNMAELTISSDEIRSAIANYTSSYSAEASREEVGVVISAADGIAQVSGLPSAMANELLEFPNGVIGVAQNLDTDTIGAVILGNFETITEGQEVKRTGEVLSVPVGEEFLGRVINPLGQPIDGLGPINAEEERPLELQAAGVLDRQPVEESLQTGIKAIDAMTPIGRGQRQLIIGDRKTGKTAVCIDTILNQKRAWETGDPAQQVRCIYVAIGQKGSTIAGVRHTLEQQGALEYTTIVAAPASDSAGFKWLAPFAGAALGQHWMYQGKHVLVIYDDLTKQAEAYRAISLLLRRPPGREAYPGDVFYLHSRLLERAAKLNDELGAGSMTALPIIETKANDVSAFIPTNVISITDGQCFLQSDLFNNGVRPAIDVGVSVSRVGGAAQTKGMKKVAGNLRLSLAAYRDLEAFATFASDLDPVSKRQLDRGARLVELLKQSENSPQAVEFQIVSIWLADQGVFDIVPVEDVRRYEFESQEYFRGAVPEVYEQIAGGKVLSDESKEALLKANDDFAHTFTTSTGESLFGDVDATEEDSVRKTKLTVSRKTAKKD is encoded by the coding sequence ATGCTGGAAAATACAACCGAGAGCAGGAAGAACATGGCGGAGCTGACGATCTCCTCCGATGAGATCCGTAGCGCGATAGCGAACTACACCTCGAGCTACTCCGCGGAGGCCTCCCGTGAGGAGGTCGGCGTGGTCATTTCGGCGGCTGACGGTATTGCCCAGGTTTCGGGCCTGCCGTCTGCGATGGCGAATGAGCTGCTTGAGTTCCCCAATGGCGTCATTGGCGTCGCGCAGAACCTCGACACCGACACGATCGGTGCCGTTATCCTCGGCAACTTCGAGACCATTACCGAAGGCCAGGAAGTCAAGCGGACGGGCGAAGTCCTGTCCGTGCCCGTGGGCGAGGAGTTCCTCGGCCGCGTGATTAACCCGCTGGGCCAGCCGATCGACGGCCTGGGGCCCATTAACGCCGAGGAAGAGCGCCCGCTGGAGCTGCAGGCTGCCGGCGTGCTCGACCGTCAGCCGGTGGAGGAGTCCCTCCAGACCGGCATTAAGGCCATCGATGCGATGACGCCGATCGGTCGCGGTCAGCGCCAGCTCATCATTGGCGACCGCAAGACCGGCAAGACCGCGGTCTGCATTGATACCATCCTCAACCAGAAGCGTGCCTGGGAGACCGGTGACCCGGCGCAGCAAGTCCGCTGCATCTACGTCGCCATCGGCCAGAAGGGCTCGACGATTGCTGGCGTTCGCCACACCCTGGAACAGCAGGGGGCGTTGGAGTACACCACCATCGTGGCGGCCCCGGCGTCGGATTCGGCAGGCTTCAAGTGGCTCGCGCCCTTCGCCGGCGCGGCCCTGGGCCAGCACTGGATGTACCAGGGCAAGCACGTCCTGGTAATTTACGATGACCTCACCAAGCAAGCGGAGGCCTACCGTGCCATCTCGCTGCTGCTGCGCCGCCCGCCGGGACGTGAGGCGTACCCGGGCGACGTCTTCTACTTGCACTCCCGCCTGCTGGAGCGTGCGGCGAAGCTCAACGACGAGCTGGGTGCCGGCTCGATGACGGCTCTGCCCATCATCGAGACGAAGGCGAATGACGTCTCCGCCTTCATCCCGACCAACGTGATCTCCATCACCGACGGCCAGTGCTTCCTCCAGTCGGACCTGTTCAACAACGGCGTCCGACCGGCTATCGACGTGGGCGTGTCGGTGTCCCGCGTCGGTGGCGCCGCCCAGACGAAGGGCATGAAGAAGGTCGCCGGTAACCTCCGACTCTCCCTGGCGGCCTACCGCGACCTTGAGGCCTTCGCGACCTTCGCGTCGGACCTTGATCCGGTTTCCAAGCGTCAGCTGGACCGCGGCGCTCGCCTCGTCGAGCTGCTTAAGCAGTCCGAGAACTCCCCGCAGGCCGTCGAGTTCCAGATCGTCTCGATCTGGCTGGCCGACCAAGGCGTGTTCGACATCGTCCCGGTCGAGGACGTCCGTCGCTACGAGTTCGAGTCCCAGGAGTACTTCCGGGGTGCTGTTCCGGAGGTCTACGAGCAGATTGCCGGTGGCAAGGTGCTCTCCGACGAGTCCAAGGAAGCCCTGCTCAAGGCCAACGACGACTTCGCGCACACGTTCACCACCTCTACCGGCGAGTCCCTTTTCGGGGATGTCGACGCCACCGAGGAGGACAGCGTCCGCAAGACCAAGCTCACTGTTTCCCGTAAGACGGCCAAGAAGGACTAG
- the atpD gene encoding F0F1 ATP synthase subunit beta translates to MTTALSERTEERTGSAGRIVRVIGAVVDVEFPRGELPALYNALEVKVDLKEIARTIVLETAQFLGDNLVRAIAMAPTDGLVRGAEVLDTGKPISVPVGDVVKGHVFNALGECLDEPGLGRDGEQWGIHREPPAFKDLEGKTEILETGIKVIDLLTPYVKGGKIGLFGGAGVGKTVLIQEMITRIAREFSGTSVFAGVGERTREGTDLFLEMEEMGVLPDTALVFGQMDEPPGVRMRVALSGLTMAEYFRDVQNQDVLLFIDNIFRFTQAGSEVSTLLGRMPSAVGYQPTLADEMGVLQERITSTKGRSITSLQAVYVPADDYTDPAPATTFAHLDATTELDRSIASKGIYPAVNPLTSTSRILEPGIVGERHYEVAQRVIGILQKNKELQDIIAILGMDELGEEDKLTVQRARRIQRFLGQNFFVAQKFTGDEGSYVPLSETIEAFERICNGEFDHYPEQAFSNLGGLDDVEAAYKKLSEK, encoded by the coding sequence ATGACTACAGCTCTGTCTGAGCGCACGGAAGAGCGCACCGGCTCCGCCGGGCGTATCGTGCGCGTCATCGGTGCCGTCGTCGACGTGGAATTCCCGCGCGGCGAGCTGCCGGCACTGTACAACGCCCTCGAGGTGAAGGTGGACCTCAAGGAGATCGCTCGCACGATCGTCCTGGAGACCGCCCAGTTCCTCGGCGACAACTTGGTGCGCGCCATCGCCATGGCCCCCACCGACGGCCTGGTCCGCGGCGCGGAGGTGCTGGACACCGGCAAGCCGATCTCGGTTCCGGTCGGCGATGTGGTTAAGGGCCACGTGTTTAACGCTCTTGGCGAATGCCTCGACGAGCCGGGCCTCGGCCGCGACGGCGAGCAGTGGGGCATCCACCGCGAGCCCCCGGCGTTCAAGGACCTCGAAGGCAAGACCGAGATCCTCGAGACCGGTATTAAGGTCATCGACCTGCTGACCCCGTACGTCAAGGGCGGCAAGATCGGCCTCTTCGGCGGCGCCGGCGTGGGCAAGACGGTGCTCATCCAGGAGATGATTACCCGTATTGCCCGTGAGTTCTCGGGCACGTCGGTCTTCGCCGGCGTGGGCGAGCGCACCCGTGAGGGCACCGACCTCTTCCTTGAGATGGAGGAGATGGGCGTTCTTCCGGATACCGCGCTGGTGTTCGGCCAGATGGACGAGCCGCCGGGAGTGCGTATGCGCGTCGCTCTGTCGGGTCTGACCATGGCGGAGTATTTCCGCGATGTGCAGAACCAGGACGTGCTGCTGTTCATCGACAACATCTTCCGCTTCACCCAGGCCGGTTCCGAGGTGTCGACGCTGCTGGGCCGCATGCCGTCCGCGGTGGGCTACCAGCCGACCCTGGCCGACGAGATGGGCGTGCTCCAGGAGCGCATTACCTCCACCAAGGGCCGCTCCATCACGTCGCTGCAGGCCGTCTACGTCCCGGCAGATGACTACACCGACCCGGCGCCGGCGACGACCTTTGCCCACTTGGACGCCACCACGGAGCTGGACCGTTCGATCGCCTCGAAGGGTATCTACCCGGCGGTGAACCCGCTGACCTCCACGTCGCGCATTCTAGAGCCGGGCATCGTCGGCGAGCGTCACTACGAGGTTGCCCAGCGCGTCATCGGTATTCTGCAGAAGAACAAGGAGCTGCAGGACATCATCGCCATCCTGGGCATGGACGAGCTGGGCGAGGAGGACAAGCTCACCGTTCAGCGCGCCCGCCGCATCCAGCGGTTCCTGGGCCAGAACTTCTTCGTTGCGCAGAAGTTCACCGGTGACGAGGGCTCCTACGTGCCGCTGTCGGAGACCATTGAGGCCTTCGAGCGCATTTGCAACGGCGAGTTCGACCACTACCCGGAGCAGGCCTTCAGCAACCTCGGTGGCTTGGACGACGTCGAGGCCGCGTACAAGAAGCTCTCTGAGAAGTAA
- the glgB gene encoding 1,4-alpha-glucan branching protein GlgB — MTHINQDDRTRLVHCRHHAPHDIYGWHPTTSGSVVRTRQLGAERVELLIHGSYVDMTPIGDDIFVAELEDTYAPDYRFNVRYPEATSLVADPYRFLPTLGEFDLYLISEGRHERLWEVLGANTRSYETELGTVSGTSFAVWAPNAAGVAVIGDFCAWNPNQYPMRSLGSSGIWELFIPGIEAGESYKFAIHTQEGHRIDKADPLAKATKAPPETVSVVAGESAYEWGDAEWLSTRDERNNIDAPVSVYEVHLGSWKMGYGYRDLAKELVDYVVDNGFTHVEFMPPAEHPFGGSWGYQVSGYYAPSARWGTPDEFRALVDAFHAAGVGVIVDWVPAHFPKDDWALARFDGTACYEHPDWRRGEQKDWGTYVFNFGRNEVRNFLVANALYWLEEFHIDGLRVDAVASMLYLDYSRNDGEWLPNEFGGRENLDAVRFLQEVNATVHREHPGVLTIAEESTSWPGVTALTSDNGLGFSMKWNMGWMNDTLEYFKLDPIHRSYHHNEITFSMVYAFSEKYILPFSHDEVVHGKGSLWGRMPGDDWNKAAGLRTLFGYMYSHPGKNLMFMGQEFGQTGEWSEAYSIDWSNLEGWGHEFHVGIQSFVRDLNKLYRAEPALFSQDNTPAGFQWIKGDDYEHNVLAFIRWSDEGEAVLAVINLSGATHTSYTLGVPRKDWELILNSDDGAYAGAGNPLPTKVTAAEQEWDGQENALTIDLPAMSVQWYKAV; from the coding sequence ATGACCCACATCAATCAAGACGACCGAACCCGCCTTGTTCACTGTCGCCACCACGCCCCGCACGACATCTATGGGTGGCACCCCACCACAAGCGGATCCGTGGTCCGCACCCGTCAGCTGGGTGCGGAACGCGTCGAGCTGCTTATTCATGGTTCCTACGTGGACATGACCCCCATCGGAGACGACATCTTCGTCGCCGAGCTTGAGGACACCTACGCTCCCGACTACCGGTTCAACGTCCGCTACCCGGAGGCAACCAGCCTGGTCGCGGACCCGTACCGCTTCCTGCCGACGCTCGGGGAGTTCGACCTCTACCTCATCTCCGAGGGCCGGCACGAGCGCCTCTGGGAGGTTCTCGGCGCCAACACCCGGTCCTACGAGACCGAACTGGGAACCGTCTCTGGTACGTCCTTTGCGGTGTGGGCTCCCAACGCCGCCGGTGTCGCGGTGATTGGCGACTTCTGCGCTTGGAACCCCAACCAGTACCCCATGCGTTCTCTCGGATCCTCGGGTATCTGGGAGCTGTTCATCCCCGGGATCGAAGCCGGCGAGAGCTACAAGTTCGCTATCCACACCCAGGAAGGCCACCGCATCGACAAGGCCGACCCGCTGGCCAAGGCCACGAAGGCGCCGCCGGAGACCGTGTCCGTCGTCGCCGGCGAATCCGCCTACGAGTGGGGCGACGCCGAGTGGCTGAGCACCCGCGACGAGCGCAACAACATCGACGCCCCGGTGAGCGTCTACGAGGTACACCTGGGGTCCTGGAAGATGGGCTACGGCTACCGCGACCTCGCTAAGGAGCTCGTCGACTACGTGGTGGACAACGGCTTCACCCACGTCGAATTCATGCCCCCGGCGGAGCACCCCTTCGGTGGTTCCTGGGGCTACCAGGTCTCCGGCTACTACGCGCCGTCGGCGCGCTGGGGCACGCCGGACGAGTTCCGCGCCCTCGTCGATGCTTTCCACGCCGCCGGCGTCGGCGTCATTGTGGACTGGGTCCCGGCACACTTCCCCAAGGATGATTGGGCCCTCGCCCGCTTCGACGGCACTGCGTGCTACGAGCACCCGGACTGGCGCCGCGGCGAGCAGAAGGACTGGGGCACGTACGTCTTCAACTTCGGTCGCAACGAAGTGCGCAACTTCCTCGTCGCTAACGCCCTCTACTGGCTCGAAGAGTTCCACATCGACGGCCTGCGCGTCGACGCCGTCGCGTCCATGCTGTACCTGGATTACTCCCGCAACGACGGCGAGTGGCTGCCGAACGAATTCGGAGGCCGGGAGAACCTCGACGCGGTGCGTTTCCTCCAGGAAGTCAACGCTACTGTCCACCGTGAGCACCCTGGCGTTCTCACGATCGCCGAGGAGTCCACTTCGTGGCCGGGCGTGACCGCGCTGACCTCCGACAACGGCCTCGGCTTCTCCATGAAGTGGAACATGGGGTGGATGAACGACACCCTGGAGTACTTCAAGCTCGACCCGATTCACCGCTCCTACCACCACAACGAGATCACCTTCTCGATGGTCTACGCCTTCTCCGAGAAGTACATCCTTCCCTTCAGCCACGACGAAGTGGTCCACGGCAAGGGCTCCCTGTGGGGTCGGATGCCGGGCGATGATTGGAACAAGGCCGCCGGTCTGCGCACCCTCTTCGGCTACATGTACTCCCACCCCGGCAAGAACCTCATGTTCATGGGCCAGGAGTTCGGGCAGACCGGTGAATGGAGCGAGGCCTACTCCATCGACTGGTCCAACCTCGAAGGCTGGGGCCACGAGTTCCACGTCGGTATCCAGAGTTTCGTCCGCGACCTCAACAAGCTCTACCGGGCCGAGCCGGCGTTGTTCTCCCAGGACAACACCCCGGCCGGGTTCCAGTGGATCAAGGGCGACGACTACGAGCACAACGTGCTGGCCTTCATCCGTTGGTCCGACGAGGGCGAGGCCGTGCTCGCGGTCATCAACCTCTCCGGGGCCACGCACACTAGCTACACCCTTGGCGTTCCGCGGAAGGACTGGGAGCTCATCCTCAACTCCGACGACGGCGCCTACGCCGGTGCCGGCAACCCGCTGCCCACCAAGGTGACGGCTGCGGAACAGGAGTGGGATGGCCAGGAGAACGCCCTGACCATCGACCTGCCGGCCATGTCCGTCCAGTGGTATAAGGCGGTCTAG